The following coding sequences lie in one Niabella agricola genomic window:
- a CDS encoding complex I subunit 4 family protein produces MIALLLILVPLVSGLATFLIKKEEQVRTWSLLAAISTFIIAILGVAVFAAPGNWTFRAAWMGLLNSSFSLRGDGMGIMLCMLTALCYPVIFLSTWTTAYKKVNNFFGLMLLAQAGLMGVFLAMDALLFYFFWELALIPVYFICSQWGGEKRIAVTFKFFIYTFIGSLLMLVGILYVYAHTPGHSFDIEAFYKSGLSAKEQTWLFWLFFVAFAVKMPIFPFHTWQPDTYQQSPTAATMVLSALMVKMGVLGLLRWLLPVFPIASYLNGDTISLLAVTGIIYASLIAMRQDDMKRLVAYSSIAHIGLMCVAVFAEDKSALQGTMIQMFSHGINILGMWMVVAIIERKFGTVKISALGGIAQKAPALTFFFVIIAFANIALPLTNAFIGEFLMFKGILGSKVSQNGVLIMATAGVGVILGAVYTLRMGRKVFFGETNALTEKATDISFQEKAILAIIIGAILIVGIYPQPFLNAVDQTSQSILKNSDVLPMLMKQKH; encoded by the coding sequence ATGATCGCATTGTTGTTGATACTGGTGCCTTTAGTGAGTGGGTTGGCTACTTTTTTAATAAAAAAGGAGGAGCAGGTGCGAACCTGGTCGTTACTGGCAGCCATTAGTACCTTTATCATTGCCATACTTGGTGTGGCGGTATTTGCTGCGCCCGGCAACTGGACGTTCAGGGCAGCATGGATGGGATTGCTGAACAGCAGTTTTTCCCTAAGAGGCGACGGTATGGGAATTATGCTGTGTATGCTAACGGCACTCTGCTATCCCGTTATTTTTCTTTCTACCTGGACCACTGCTTATAAAAAAGTCAATAACTTTTTTGGGCTGATGCTGTTGGCACAGGCGGGCCTTATGGGGGTATTCCTGGCGATGGATGCCCTGTTGTTTTATTTCTTCTGGGAGCTGGCCCTGATTCCGGTTTATTTTATTTGTTCCCAATGGGGAGGAGAAAAGCGCATCGCTGTTACCTTTAAGTTCTTTATATATACGTTTATCGGTTCTTTGTTAATGCTGGTGGGAATACTGTATGTGTATGCCCATACACCGGGTCATTCTTTTGATATCGAAGCGTTTTATAAATCCGGCCTTTCTGCTAAAGAGCAGACCTGGCTATTTTGGCTGTTTTTTGTAGCATTTGCCGTAAAAATGCCCATATTCCCCTTCCATACCTGGCAGCCCGATACCTATCAGCAATCCCCCACGGCTGCCACGATGGTACTGAGTGCCTTAATGGTTAAGATGGGGGTGTTGGGATTGTTGCGCTGGCTGTTGCCGGTATTTCCGATAGCCTCCTATCTGAACGGGGATACCATTTCCCTGCTGGCGGTTACAGGAATCATTTATGCATCGCTGATCGCCATGCGGCAGGACGATATGAAAAGGCTGGTTGCATATTCATCCATTGCACATATCGGACTGATGTGTGTAGCGGTTTTTGCAGAAGATAAAAGCGCCCTGCAGGGCACCATGATCCAGATGTTTTCCCATGGGATCAATATTCTGGGAATGTGGATGGTGGTAGCGATTATTGAACGCAAATTCGGTACCGTTAAAATATCAGCCCTGGGGGGTATTGCGCAAAAAGCCCCGGCACTTACCTTTTTCTTTGTGATCATTGCCTTTGCCAATATTGCCCTGCCGCTGACCAATGCCTTTATTGGTGAGTTCCTGATGTTCAAAGGCATCCTGGGATCAAAAGTTTCGCAGAACGGGGTGCTGATTATGGCCACGGCAGGTGTAGGCGTTATTTTAGGGGCGGTTTACACCCTTCGGATGGGGCGTAAGGTATTCTTTGGTGAAACCAACGCGCTCACCGAAAAAGCGACTGATATTTCATTCCAGGAAAAGGCCATCCTTGCTATTATTATCGGTGCCATATTAATTGTGGGCATCTACCCGCAGCCTTTTTTAAACGCAGTAGATCAGACCAGTCAATCCATTTTAAAAAATTCAGACGTGCTTCCGATGTTGATGAAGCAGAAGCATTAA
- a CDS encoding NADH-quinone oxidoreductase subunit N, which yields MNAVLLSGLLGVVMMFASFLFRTKAPVRVLAILGIVLLLVANILESKGLRLFHLDTTRFLSFSSYALFFNTIAIACTLVYFLISSKDMQQVGNHYAEYFALIFFILTGIFLVTSFTNLLMLFLGIEIISIPLYILTGSAKKDLKSNEAALKYLLMGAFSTGIMLLGIAFIYGATGTFEIGKMNIAGLMKSNLLTTGMLLLLFSMCFKVSVAPFHFWTPDVYDGAPNVFTSFMATIVKVGIFAGFLHLFYSAFDKVTLQWKFWLAILAALTLFVGNITAVFQQSVKRMLAYSSIAQAGFMLFALVALNETAHEGLLLYAIAYSLATIGIFGIIAKMTDYSFDGFNGLATHQPLVALCVTIFMLSLAGIPLSAGFLAKFYMLKAVIQSGDYLWLVIFGVLMAAVSAYYYFRVIQAMYFKQGPNHFSGISTFEKYVLVGICVLIIFTGLFPNVIFGWLYF from the coding sequence ATGAACGCAGTATTACTATCAGGCTTATTAGGTGTTGTGATGATGTTCGCCAGCTTTTTGTTCAGGACAAAGGCCCCGGTGCGCGTGCTGGCTATTTTGGGCATCGTGTTGTTGCTGGTTGCCAATATCCTGGAATCGAAAGGTCTCCGGCTTTTTCATTTGGATACGACCAGGTTTCTTTCTTTTAGCAGCTACGCATTATTTTTTAATACGATCGCCATTGCCTGTACCCTGGTTTATTTTCTCATTTCCTCGAAGGATATGCAACAGGTGGGCAATCATTACGCCGAATATTTTGCGCTGATCTTTTTTATCCTTACTGGTATTTTCCTGGTTACCTCTTTTACCAACCTGCTGATGCTCTTCCTGGGCATCGAGATCATTTCCATTCCATTGTACATTCTTACGGGTTCGGCAAAAAAAGATCTGAAAAGCAATGAGGCTGCTTTGAAATACCTGTTGATGGGCGCTTTTTCAACGGGAATCATGCTGCTTGGGATTGCATTCATTTATGGTGCTACCGGAACCTTTGAGATCGGGAAAATGAATATCGCAGGGCTAATGAAATCCAACCTGCTTACTACAGGTATGCTGCTGCTGCTCTTTTCGATGTGCTTTAAAGTATCTGTGGCGCCTTTTCATTTCTGGACGCCGGATGTGTATGACGGAGCGCCGAATGTGTTCACTTCCTTTATGGCGACCATTGTTAAGGTGGGTATTTTTGCAGGATTCCTGCACCTGTTTTACAGTGCATTTGATAAAGTGACCCTCCAGTGGAAGTTTTGGCTGGCCATTCTGGCGGCACTAACGCTGTTCGTGGGAAATATTACCGCTGTGTTCCAGCAGAGCGTAAAACGCATGCTGGCTTACTCCAGTATTGCTCAGGCCGGCTTTATGCTGTTTGCCCTGGTGGCGCTTAATGAAACCGCTCATGAAGGCCTGCTGCTTTATGCTATTGCGTACAGTCTGGCAACCATTGGTATTTTTGGGATAATCGCCAAGATGACCGATTATTCGTTTGACGGGTTTAACGGCCTTGCCACACATCAGCCGCTGGTAGCCTTATGTGTTACTATTTTTATGCTGTCGTTAGCCGGTATACCACTGTCGGCGGGGTTCCTGGCCAAGTTCTATATGCTGAAAGCCGTGATCCAGTCGGGCGATTATTTGTGGCTGGTGATCTTTGGCGTATTGATGGCTGCGGTTAGCGCTTATTATTATTTCAGGGTAATACAGGCCATGTACTTTAAGCAGGGACCGAATCATTTTTCCGGGATCAGCACTTTTGAGAAATATGTGCTGGTGGGTATTTGTGTACTGATCATCTTTACCGGGCTGTTTCCCAATGTGATCTTTGGCTGGCTGTATTTTTAA
- a CDS encoding ABC transporter permease encodes MKFIDTLLLAFRTVKSNRLRTGLTVTIIAFGIMALVGIITAIKAMNQKFSESFSSMGANGFTIRFKERNMNFGGGRGDDLAVSKKGKKEKQSNLNKVITREQAEYFTNHYHFPGAVSGISVFGGRSNILSFNEKKTSPNVVLMAGDENYLNLNAYKVLYGRNFTAGEVRGGQNLCVLGFDVAKNFFGEAIDKGVNTTVRINNIPYRVLGILEGKGSTFGFSRDNMVVTGYPNWARNFGNSGASYVIAVKVNDLRQLDAAMGEAESLFRPIRKNGITEASNFAMDRSDSAVQTAMNVLRYIRWAAIVIGVITLLGAAIGLMNIMLVSVSERTKEVGLIKAIGGKKQSVKTQFLLEAIIISVLGALLGILLGIIVGNLFSLVLQTGFVVPWDWVAYGIVICTIVGLAAGIYPAVKAGRLNPIEALRYE; translated from the coding sequence GTGAAATTTATCGACACCTTGCTGCTGGCATTCCGGACTGTTAAAAGTAACCGGCTACGTACCGGCCTTACAGTAACCATTATTGCGTTTGGCATCATGGCACTGGTGGGCATTATTACCGCCATTAAGGCCATGAATCAAAAATTTTCCGAGAGTTTTTCCTCTATGGGAGCCAATGGGTTTACCATTCGTTTTAAAGAGCGCAACATGAATTTCGGTGGGGGCAGAGGCGATGATCTTGCCGTTTCAAAAAAAGGAAAAAAAGAAAAACAATCCAATCTCAATAAAGTCATTACCCGCGAACAGGCTGAATATTTCACTAACCACTACCATTTCCCAGGAGCAGTTTCCGGCATCTCGGTGTTTGGGGGGCGAAGCAATATCCTGTCGTTTAATGAAAAAAAAACCAGTCCGAATGTCGTGCTGATGGCTGGGGATGAAAATTACCTGAACCTGAATGCGTACAAGGTTTTATACGGCCGCAATTTTACCGCCGGTGAGGTTAGAGGCGGGCAAAATCTTTGTGTGCTGGGGTTTGACGTGGCCAAGAACTTTTTCGGTGAAGCGATCGATAAGGGCGTAAACACCACAGTACGCATCAATAATATTCCATACCGGGTATTGGGAATCCTTGAAGGAAAGGGCTCTACTTTTGGGTTCAGCAGGGACAATATGGTGGTGACGGGGTACCCGAACTGGGCCCGCAACTTTGGCAATTCCGGTGCTTCTTATGTAATTGCCGTAAAAGTGAATGATCTGAGGCAGCTGGATGCCGCTATGGGCGAAGCTGAAAGCCTTTTTCGGCCTATAAGAAAAAACGGCATTACAGAGGCCAGTAATTTTGCCATGGACCGAAGCGACAGTGCCGTGCAAACAGCCATGAACGTGTTGCGGTACATCCGGTGGGCGGCCATCGTAATCGGTGTAATTACACTCCTGGGGGCGGCGATCGGGCTGATGAATATTATGCTGGTTTCTGTTTCCGAACGAACCAAGGAAGTTGGGCTGATAAAGGCCATCGGGGGAAAGAAACAGTCGGTAAAGACCCAGTTCCTGCTGGAGGCGATCATCATCAGCGTACTGGGAGCCCTGTTAGGTATTCTGCTGGGTATCATCGTTGGAAACCTGTTTTCATTGGTATTGCAAACCGGTTTTGTGGTACCCTGGGATTGGGTGGCATACGGAATTGTCATTTGTACAATTGTGGGGTTGGCAGCAGGGATTTACCCGGCGGTAAAAGCGGGCAGATTGAACCCGATAGAGGCATTGCGCTATGAATAA
- a CDS encoding MotA/TolQ/ExbB proton channel family protein: protein MAETNQAKPVTATTSVQPKKSSNLISWVAPILCIVAGYCIWRFVIGADTGFDQPDKAGGFWPNHKGPKGAFHRIYEGGIIVPLLIGMLLMVIVFAIERFLTIAKALGKGNISNFIRKVQYHLANKNVDAAIAECDKQKGSVGNVMKAGLRRYKEMISESGLETEQKIAAIQKEVEEATALELPMLQKNLVFLSTIVSTGTLIALLGTVMGMIKSFSNLGEGGGGNAAELAIGISEALYNTALGIGTSALALIIYNMLTTRIDSITYGIDESGFTLTQSFASLYK from the coding sequence ATGGCTGAGACAAATCAAGCGAAGCCCGTAACGGCTACTACTTCTGTTCAACCTAAAAAAAGCAGTAATTTGATTTCGTGGGTGGCGCCCATTTTGTGTATTGTTGCCGGGTATTGCATCTGGCGCTTTGTGATTGGCGCAGATACTGGGTTTGACCAGCCTGACAAAGCAGGAGGCTTCTGGCCTAACCACAAAGGCCCCAAAGGTGCATTTCACCGTATTTATGAGGGTGGTATCATCGTACCGCTGCTGATCGGTATGTTGTTAATGGTAATTGTGTTTGCAATTGAAAGGTTCCTGACCATCGCAAAAGCCCTGGGTAAAGGAAATATCAGCAATTTTATCCGCAAAGTTCAGTATCACCTGGCGAATAAAAATGTAGATGCTGCCATTGCTGAGTGCGACAAGCAAAAAGGTTCTGTGGGTAATGTAATGAAAGCAGGTCTGCGTCGTTACAAAGAAATGATCAGCGAATCTGGTCTGGAAACCGAGCAAAAAATTGCAGCCATTCAAAAAGAAGTGGAAGAAGCTACTGCTCTGGAACTTCCCATGTTACAGAAAAACCTGGTGTTCCTTTCAACCATCGTATCTACCGGTACGCTGATCGCGTTATTGGGTACAGTAATGGGGATGATCAAATCCTTCTCTAACCTGGGTGAAGGCGGCGGCGGTAACGCAGCAGAACTGGCGATCGGTATCTCTGAGGCCCTGTATAACACGGCATTGGGTATTGGTACCTCAGCCCTGGCGTTGATTATCTATAACATGCTTACAACCCGTATTGACAGCATTACCTATGGTATTGACGAATCTGGTTTTACCCTGACTCAATCCTTTGCTTCCCTGTACAAATAA
- a CDS encoding ExbD/TolR family protein, with translation MAKAKIQKKSTDTDMTPFVDVAFLILSFFIMATKFKPSEPVPIETPNSVASQVMPDNNAVMMSIDKDNKVYFSIMSKSDIQKGKEIIKEAAKRAGVTLSDADLSQYQDGEMIGMPFNKIKGFLALPPAQRAKVAQDGIPVKDSATSELVNWIGAAKYVFAGEQLKYLVKGDNSSKYPTFGAIIDAMKRNDEQKYNLVTMPQDAPAGTELYQERLKGK, from the coding sequence ATGGCAAAAGCAAAAATACAGAAGAAGTCGACGGATACAGATATGACGCCTTTCGTGGATGTGGCGTTCCTGATCCTGTCCTTCTTTATCATGGCTACAAAATTCAAGCCGTCAGAGCCGGTGCCCATCGAAACGCCGAATTCTGTTGCATCCCAGGTAATGCCCGATAACAATGCTGTTATGATGAGTATTGATAAGGATAACAAGGTTTATTTTTCGATCATGTCCAAATCCGATATTCAAAAAGGGAAAGAGATCATTAAGGAAGCGGCCAAAAGAGCAGGGGTAACCCTCTCCGATGCGGATCTGAGCCAATACCAGGATGGAGAAATGATCGGGATGCCTTTCAACAAAATAAAAGGGTTCCTGGCACTTCCTCCGGCCCAGCGGGCAAAAGTGGCCCAGGACGGGATTCCTGTAAAGGATTCTGCAACCAGCGAGCTGGTGAACTGGATCGGAGCTGCTAAATATGTTTTCGCCGGAGAACAGCTGAAGTACCTTGTAAAAGGGGATAACTCTTCGAAGTATCCAACTTTTGGTGCAATTATCGATGCGATGAAGCGTAACGATGAGCAGAAATACAACCTGGTAACTATGCCGCAGGATGCACCTGCTGGTACCGAGTTGTACCAGGAGCGGCTAAAAGGAAAATAA
- a CDS encoding ExbD/TolR family protein, with product MASLDTGGDDGHKKGPGVKKAKKQSTRVDMTPMVDLGFLLITFFIFTATMSNPTTMDLNMPKDTDKKDEETKIKQSGSLSVILAKDNKVFYYEGDLDPTGANFKSATYKDIRNEIIRKKREVISRYVTDPACENEARSKGKSIDDCKQKDFFVVIKPTDDATYKNVVDILDEMTINKVSRYALVKPFDTELDAVRLSGGGGGTAAPATTPPAK from the coding sequence ATGGCAAGTTTAGATACTGGCGGTGATGACGGGCATAAGAAAGGCCCCGGGGTCAAGAAGGCCAAAAAGCAAAGCACCCGGGTGGATATGACCCCGATGGTGGATCTGGGCTTCCTGCTGATTACCTTCTTTATTTTTACGGCTACAATGAGCAATCCTACCACAATGGACCTGAACATGCCGAAGGATACAGATAAGAAGGATGAGGAAACCAAGATCAAACAATCAGGCTCTCTGTCGGTGATCCTGGCCAAGGATAACAAAGTCTTCTACTACGAAGGCGACCTGGATCCCACCGGGGCAAATTTTAAAAGCGCAACGTATAAAGACATCCGGAATGAAATCATCCGTAAAAAAAGAGAAGTGATTTCCCGGTATGTTACCGATCCTGCCTGCGAAAATGAGGCCCGGTCAAAAGGGAAATCGATCGACGATTGTAAGCAGAAGGACTTTTTCGTAGTGATTAAACCCACGGATGACGCTACCTATAAAAACGTAGTAGACATACTGGATGAGATGACGATCAATAAAGTTTCCCGCTATGCATTGGTAAAACCCTTCGATACAGAATTGGACGCTGTTCGTTTGTCTGGCGGAGGTGGTGGAACTGCTGCCCCGGCGACAACTCCACCGGCTAAATAG
- a CDS encoding energy transducer TonB has product MEANKILSSDLLDIVFEGRNKEYGAYELRRTYNKRVWKALGITVIAAVVIAGLVVLKSQMKSPVQEKVKMEEVTIQEIKQEEKKDEPPPPPPPPPPKQEPPPKIETKAFTPPKIVKDEEVKEPPPVQEELKDTKIGTINQEGVKDLGIVVPPAGVDGGKGIVETKPVEKEPEIFTKVEKDAQYPGDWSRYLTTNLRGEVPVENGASPGNYQVIVQFVVDVQGNVSDVKVIKDPGFGMGAEAVRVIKKSGKWKPAIQNGREVKAYRKQPITFQVTEG; this is encoded by the coding sequence ATGGAAGCCAATAAAATTTTATCCTCTGATCTTCTGGATATCGTGTTTGAAGGGCGGAACAAGGAATACGGGGCATATGAGCTCCGCCGCACCTACAACAAACGCGTCTGGAAAGCGCTGGGTATAACAGTTATAGCCGCCGTGGTTATTGCTGGTCTGGTGGTGCTGAAAAGCCAGATGAAATCCCCGGTCCAGGAAAAAGTGAAGATGGAGGAAGTAACCATTCAGGAAATTAAACAAGAGGAAAAAAAGGATGAGCCGCCACCGCCGCCGCCACCGCCGCCTCCAAAACAGGAGCCACCTCCCAAAATTGAAACCAAGGCATTTACTCCTCCCAAAATTGTAAAGGATGAGGAAGTAAAAGAGCCGCCACCCGTTCAGGAGGAGTTAAAGGATACCAAGATTGGTACCATTAACCAGGAGGGTGTTAAAGATCTGGGTATTGTGGTACCACCTGCCGGTGTGGATGGTGGTAAAGGGATTGTGGAAACAAAACCTGTTGAAAAGGAACCTGAGATCTTTACCAAGGTGGAAAAAGATGCGCAATACCCGGGCGACTGGTCGCGCTACCTGACTACCAACCTGAGAGGGGAAGTGCCCGTGGAGAACGGAGCATCACCCGGTAACTACCAGGTAATTGTTCAGTTTGTTGTGGATGTGCAGGGTAACGTGAGCGACGTTAAGGTTATCAAGGATCCCGGATTTGGAATGGGTGCCGAAGCTGTACGTGTAATCAAAAAATCCGGTAAATGGAAACCCGCTATCCAGAACGGACGGGAAGTAAAGGCTTACCGGAAACAGCCGATCACCTTCCAGGTAACAGAAGGATAA
- a CDS encoding TIGR01777 family oxidoreductase yields the protein MKVIITGGTGMIGKALAGSLMESGYQVILFTRKKELHGRMEGALSYCYWNVPARQIDREAVLEADAIIHLAGAGVMDRPWSAKRKKEIVDSRVLSGKLLSDTLRSGPGRLKVLISAAAIGWYGADPEVPNPVPFTETQQAAGDFLGTCCREWEESTRSLIGAGIRVVYLRTGIVLGPGGGVLSALKRALNWRLAVIPGSGRQVISWIHLDDLVNLYQAAITQEAYKGPLNAVAPYPVSNDQLVQALAAARYGTAFITVHIPAIAMKWTLGERGAEALKSCTVSAQRLLAYGFEFRYPHIQAAAPALMTGSGF from the coding sequence ATGAAAGTAATTATAACCGGGGGAACCGGAATGATTGGAAAGGCTCTTGCAGGCAGCCTTATGGAAAGCGGATACCAGGTAATATTGTTTACGCGCAAAAAAGAATTGCATGGCCGTATGGAAGGCGCATTGTCTTACTGTTACTGGAATGTACCTGCAAGGCAAATAGACCGGGAGGCAGTACTGGAAGCTGATGCCATCATCCATCTGGCAGGTGCCGGTGTTATGGACCGCCCCTGGTCCGCAAAGCGTAAAAAAGAAATCGTTGACAGTCGTGTGCTGAGCGGAAAACTGCTTTCTGACACGCTTCGGAGCGGCCCGGGCCGGTTAAAGGTGTTGATTAGCGCTGCGGCTATCGGGTGGTATGGAGCAGACCCGGAAGTTCCGAACCCGGTACCTTTTACAGAAACGCAACAGGCTGCAGGGGATTTCCTGGGTACTTGCTGCAGGGAATGGGAGGAAAGTACCCGGAGCCTGATCGGCGCCGGCATTCGCGTAGTATACCTGAGAACGGGGATTGTACTGGGGCCAGGCGGTGGCGTGTTATCTGCCTTAAAGCGGGCGCTTAACTGGCGACTTGCAGTCATACCCGGTAGCGGCCGGCAGGTGATCAGCTGGATCCATCTGGATGATCTGGTCAACCTGTATCAAGCGGCTATTACGCAGGAAGCATATAAAGGCCCGTTGAATGCAGTAGCACCATATCCCGTTTCTAACGACCAACTGGTGCAGGCGTTGGCTGCTGCACGTTATGGAACTGCCTTTATAACCGTTCATATACCCGCTATTGCAATGAAATGGACACTGGGTGAACGGGGAGCCGAAGCGCTTAAAAGCTGCACCGTGAGCGCACAGCGGCTGCTTGCTTATGGATTTGAGTTCCGCTACCCGCATATACAGGCTGCAGCCCCGGCACTGATGACCGGGTCAGGTTTTTAG
- a CDS encoding ABC transporter permease, with protein MLQLFKTEWLKIKNYRTFWILFGSFFIFLPSMFLLTAHQFMRQFEQIAGKSIEAAMLKRMFSSPFVFPNTWHGAAWFGGMFFVIIGMLFILLITNEVQYRTHRQNIIDGWSRMDYIKAKITILLFFVATTTVMVFLCGLICGLMFTPDLSSVSIFENVHYVGYYALMATLYLLVAFLVAILVKRTGLAIVLYFGYVFVIDNLLWLALTFRKGQAGYFLPLESTDSLVPNPFKPSVIELRSVSDLSLLITAAIYGVIIIYSIIRYYKRADLKT; from the coding sequence ATGCTACAACTTTTTAAAACTGAATGGCTGAAAATAAAAAACTACCGCACATTCTGGATCCTGTTTGGCTCCTTTTTTATCTTTCTTCCATCGATGTTCCTGTTGACGGCGCATCAATTCATGCGCCAGTTTGAGCAGATCGCAGGTAAAAGTATTGAAGCCGCGATGTTGAAACGGATGTTCAGTTCCCCCTTTGTATTTCCCAATACCTGGCATGGCGCTGCATGGTTTGGCGGTATGTTCTTTGTCATTATCGGCATGCTTTTTATCCTGCTGATCACCAATGAAGTACAATACAGAACCCACCGGCAGAATATTATTGATGGCTGGAGCCGGATGGATTACATTAAAGCTAAAATAACCATACTGCTCTTTTTTGTAGCAACCACTACCGTTATGGTGTTTCTGTGCGGATTGATTTGCGGATTGATGTTTACACCAGATCTATCTTCAGTATCGATTTTTGAAAATGTGCACTATGTAGGCTATTATGCCTTGATGGCAACCCTGTATCTGTTGGTGGCCTTCCTGGTCGCCATACTCGTCAAACGCACCGGGCTGGCAATTGTTCTCTATTTCGGCTATGTATTTGTTATAGACAACCTGTTGTGGCTGGCGCTTACATTCCGGAAAGGGCAGGCTGGTTATTTTCTTCCATTAGAGAGCACTGATTCATTGGTGCCGAATCCTTTTAAACCTTCTGTAATAGAACTTCGTTCCGTTTCAGATCTCAGCCTGCTGATCACCGCTGCAATCTACGGTGTTATAATCATCTATAGCATCATCAGGTACTATAAACGTGCCGACCTAAAAACCTGA
- a CDS encoding ABC transporter ATP-binding protein — protein MHVLSTDNLSKNYGAVQALNQVNIEVPRGAVYGILGPNGSGKTTLLGIVMNVLEASSGRYLWNGQPGNENQRKRIGTLLETPNFYPYLSAERNLEVAASIKGYSTADIPRVLKIVNLFERRQSAFSTYSLGMKQRLAIASALLGDPDVLVLDEPTNGLDPAGIAEIRQLIQQLHTSGKTIIMASHILDEVEKVCTHVTIIQKGNVKASGTVHEVLHTGGPAPEMIIEIATEDLLLLQEAMAGLEQVKEVIVKPALLQLTGTSDMTPQLVNRYCFEKGITLSHLALKKKSLETRFLEITGSSSDQ, from the coding sequence ATGCATGTATTATCTACCGACAACCTTTCAAAAAACTACGGTGCCGTACAGGCATTAAACCAGGTAAATATCGAAGTGCCCAGGGGAGCCGTATATGGCATCCTGGGGCCCAACGGCAGCGGTAAAACCACCTTGCTGGGTATTGTGATGAACGTACTGGAAGCCAGCTCCGGCCGTTATTTATGGAACGGGCAACCCGGCAATGAAAACCAGCGGAAACGCATCGGCACCCTGTTGGAGACGCCCAATTTTTATCCCTACCTGAGCGCAGAGCGGAACCTGGAAGTGGCCGCCTCCATCAAGGGTTATAGCACCGCCGATATCCCCCGGGTGTTGAAAATTGTAAACCTGTTTGAGCGCCGCCAGTCGGCCTTCAGTACCTATTCCCTTGGGATGAAGCAGCGTCTGGCCATTGCATCGGCCCTGCTGGGAGACCCGGATGTGCTGGTGCTGGATGAGCCTACCAATGGGCTGGATCCGGCCGGAATTGCAGAGATCCGGCAACTGATCCAGCAACTGCATACATCCGGCAAAACCATTATTATGGCCAGTCATATATTGGATGAGGTAGAAAAAGTATGTACGCATGTAACCATTATCCAAAAAGGAAATGTAAAAGCAAGCGGTACTGTTCATGAAGTATTGCATACCGGTGGGCCTGCGCCTGAAATGATTATTGAGATCGCCACGGAAGACCTGCTGCTGCTGCAGGAGGCCATGGCCGGGTTAGAACAGGTTAAAGAAGTGATTGTAAAACCGGCGCTGCTCCAGCTTACCGGCACGTCTGATATGACCCCGCAACTGGTGAACCGGTATTGCTTCGAAAAAGGCATTACATTAAGCCATCTGGCATTAAAAAAGAAAAGCCTGGAAACCCGCTTCCTGGAAATCACCGGTTCCAGCAGCGACCAGTAA